The Gammaproteobacteria bacterium DNA segment AACCGCCGTGGAAGCGACCCGCCTGGGGGCCTACGACTTCATCGAAAAACCCCTCTCCACGGCGAAACTGCTGCTCACGGTGCGGCATGCGATGGAGTCCTCCACCTTGCAGCAGGAGAACCTGATGCTCCGGCGCGGCTGGCCCGGCGAGGCGACAGCCGGAAAGAGCGAGGCAATGCAGGAGCTGCGGGAGCGACTCCAGCGGGTCGCCCACCACGACACCCCGGTGTTGCTTATCGGCGAATCGGGAACCGACAAAGAACTCTACGCCCGCTATCTCCACTCCTGCTCGAATCGCGCGGCCGCACCCTTCGTTTCCTGCCCCGTATCCTCCCTCGGCGCGGCAACGATTGACAACGTGGCCGGCAACCGGAGCAAACGACGGCAGTATTTCCCCGAGCTGCTGGAAATGGCGCGGGGCGGAATTCTGTTCATAAAAGATATCGCCGACCTGGATCGCAAGCGCCAGTCGCTGTTGCTGGAGATCCTCGGGGAGCGCGCCGGCACCCCCCGCCTGATCGCCGCCACCCGCTACGACCTGCAGAAACGGGTGCAGCAGAATCAATTCCAGGACAACCTCTACTACCGGCTGAACGTGGTCTCGATCCAAATACCGCCGTTGCGCAAGCACCGCGAGGACATCCCGCAGTTGCTCGAACTCTATGCCAACCTGTTCGCCGAGTGCGACGGCCTGCCCTACCGCCATTTCACGGTGGCCGCCCAGAACCGCATGCGCGGCCATTCCTGGCCCGGAAACCTGCGGGAATTGAAAAACGCCGTGCAAAGCCTGTTGATCATGGGCAAATCCGATCAGATCGAAATCGAGGAAGTCTCCAAACTCCTGGAGCAACGCTCCGGCGACGAAGGGCCGGGCGGCTTTCCGGCATTCGACTGCCCGCTGCGCGAAGCCCGGGAGAAGTTCGAACGGGCCTACCTGGAGCACCATCTGAAAAAGGCAAACTACAATATCAGCAAGGCGGCGTTGGAGGTCGGCATGGAGCGGACGCACCTGCACAGAAAAATAAAGACCCTGGGGCTCCAGACCAGGCACTGAATAACCGGGCAGCGGGACTAAGGAAACCGGGTGAAGATCATTATCCTGGGAGCAGGTCAGGTGGGCAGTTCGCTGGCCGCCAGCCTGGTTCACGAAAAGAACGAGATCACCGTCGTTGATACGGCCCAGCGCTTCCTGGAGGGACTGCAACGGCACGATCTGCGCACTGTATATGGCAACGCCTCGCACCCGTCCATCCTGGAGCGGGCGGGCGCCAGCGAAGCGGATATGATCGTCGCCGTCACCAACAGCGACGAAACCAACATGCTCGCCTGCCAGGTGGCCTACACTTTGTTCCACACCCCCACGAAGATCGCCCGCATCCGTTCCACGGAATATCTCCGCTATACCGCTCTCTTTTCCCAGGAATCCCTGCCCATAGACGTGATCATCAGCCCGGAGAACCTGGTCACCGAGCGTGTGTCCAAGCTGATCTCGCTGCCGGGAACGCAACAGGTGGTGGACTTCGCGGGCGGCAAGGCGCAGCTGGTGTCGGTGAACTGCGTCCCCGGCAACGACCTCGCCGCAATGAATGTCGGGGACTTCCGCGAAAAAACGGCGGACCTGGAGTTGCGGATCGTGTTCATCCATCGCCAGGGCAAAACGATGTTCCCCAAGAAAAACACCCGGATGCTGCCGGGCGACGAGGTTTTTTTCATCGGCTCCCACAAGGCGGTCCAGTCGCTGCTCGGTGAAATCTACCGCAAGGAACCGAGGGTCCACAGGATCATTCTGGCGGGAGGCGGCAACATCGGCAAATGTCTTGCCATTGCGCTGGAACAGCATTACCAGGTCAAGATCATCGAGATCGATCCGGAACAAGCGCAGACGGCCTCCGAAATCCTGGAGGACGTGATCGTGTTGCAGGGGAGCGCGACGGACGAGGCCCTGCTCACGGAAGAGAATATAGACCGGACCGATGTGTTCTGCGCGATCACCAACAACGATGAAACCAACATCATCGCAGCGATGCTCGCCAAGAACCTGGGCGCGAAAAAGGTCATGGCCCTGATCAATCACTCGCGGTTCACCAACCTGGTGCAACAAGGCTCCATAGACATCCTGATCTCGCCCCAGCTCATCACCATGGGCGCCTTGCTGGCCCATATCCGCAAGGGGGACGTCGTCATGGTCCACTCGCTGCTGGGGGGCAAGACCGAGGCCATGGAGGCGATCATCCATGGAGACGAGGCATCTTCGCCGGTGGTGGGACGCCCGCTGAAGCAGATTGACCTTCCCCAGGAGACGATGGTGGGGGCCATCGTGAGAGGGGATGAAGTGATCACCGACTGCCAGGATACCGCGATCCAGGCGGGAGATCATTTGATCGTCCTGGTATCCGACAAGCAGGCCTTGCCGCAACTGGAGCAACAACTCTTCCAGGTAGGCGCGACCTACCTCTGAGCCCGCGGCGGGCGCGCCATGCAGTTGCCCACGATTACCAAAAACCTCGGCTACCTGCTGCTGTTCTTCAGCCTCTCCATGCTGCCGCCGCTGCTGTTCTCGTGGTGGGAGGGCGACGGCAACGGCGCAGTTTTCCTGCAGACCTTCGGCATCATCCTGGCATTGGGAACGGCGCTGTGGGCGCCGACCCGCAAGGCTACCGCCGACCTGCGGTTACACGACGGCTTCATGATCGTCGTGCTGTTCTGGCTGACGATAGGCTTCCTTGGCGCCATTCCCTTCCTGCTCAGCCCACAGCTGCCCCATCTCGGCGTCACCAACGCCGTGTTCGAGTCCTTCTCGGGGCTTACGACCACCGGCGCCACGGTCATCGTCGGGCTTGACGAACTGCCCCGCTCGTTGCTGCTCTACCGGCAGCAGCTCCAGTGGCTGGGCGGCATGGGCATCATCATCCTGGCGGTCGCCGTCCTGCCGGGGCTGGGTATCGAAGGGGTGCGGTTGTACCGCATGCAACTGCCGGGGCCGTCCAAAGACATCCAACTGGCCCCGCGCATCACCGAGGCGGCAAAATCGCTCTGGAATATCTACGTGCTCCTGACGATCAGCTGCGGAATATGCTACTGGCTCGCCGGGATGACGCCCTTCGATGCCCTGTCGCACAGTTTCTCCACCGTATCCATCGGGGGGTTCTCCACCCACGACGCCAGCATGTCGCACTACCCCGGCAACGCGGTCAAGATCGTCGCCACAGCGTTCATGCTGATCTCCGGGGCCAATTACGCGCTGCATTTCGTCGCCCTGAAGAACCTGACGGCGCGGCCGTATCTCGAAGACCCGGAATTCAATTGCTATATCCGCCTGCAGCTGCTGGCGGTCGCAATATGCTGGCTGTACCTGGCGGCCAGGTGGGACGCGGGCATAAACGCGGAAACCCTGGTGGACGCCTCCTTCCAGGCGGTTTCGATCACCACCACCTCCGGTTTCACCGTCTCCACATATCACCAGTGGCCCGAATTCCTGCCCCTGCTGCTGCTGTTCGCCAGCTTCGCCGGCGCCTGCGTCGGCTCCGTAGGAGGCGGCATCAAGGTCATCCGGCTCATCGTTATCTTCAAGCAGGGCCTGCGCGAGATTCTCCGTCTGAACCATCCCAACGTAACCACAATCCTCAAGACCGGCAACAGGACCCTGACGACCCGCTCCATAGAGGCGATATGGGGCTTTTTCGCCGCTTACATCGCCATATTCGCCATCCTGCTTCTGGCGCTGGTGGCCACCGGGATAGACCAGGTCACCGCTTTCTCCGCCGTAGCCGCGTGCATGAACAACCTCGGCCCCGGACTGGGCGCGGTCAGCTCCAGCTACGCGGAACTCGGGGCGGCGGCCAAGTGGTTGCTGACCCTGGCCATGCTGCTGGGCAGGCTGGAGCTCTTCCCCATACTCATCTTACTGAGCATGGGGTTCTGGAGGAAATGACTCCGGTGCGAGACGAGAGCGGGCGGAAGTGGGATGCAATCTACCGACAACGGAACCGGGACGCCCCCCCGCCGCCGCCCTGGGTGCTCCACGCCCACCGGCAGCTGCTGCCGGACACGGGCAGGGCCCTGGACATCGCCTGCGGCACGGGCGGCGGCGCCCTGTTTCTGGCGCAGCGAGGGCTGCGCACCACCGCCTGCGACATCTCCGGGGAGGCGATAAAACGGTTGCGGCACCTGGCCGGCAGCCGCGGCCTGGAGATCCGGATGCTGGTCTGCGACGCCGCCGCGGCCCTTGGCCGGCCGCGCCGCTACGATGTAATCACCGTCAGCCGGTACCTGGACCGGGGGCTGATGCCGCTCATCGCGCGGGCCTGCAAGGACCGCGGCCTGGTTTATTACCAGACCTTCGCCGGCGCGGCCGGCCCAAAGGCGCATCCCCGCAATCCCCTGTACCGGCTCGGGCGCAACGAGCTGCTGCATTTCTTCCTGGCGCAGGACTTCGAGATCCTGTCCTACCGGGAAGCCCCGGACGGGGACGAAGCAATGCGCGACCAGGCATGCCTGGTCGCCCGCCGGCGCGGCCAACGCGCCGCGAACAGCCCGGCAAACCGCGGCAGACCGGGAGCGGAAAAACCGGCGGACCGGCGCCCGCCGCGGTCAAAGCAAAGCGGTTCCCGCAATTGTATATAATGGCTCCAACCGAATTGGCCGCCGCGATTGTAGTATCCTCGAATCATGTTGCCTGAAATCGGACACTTGGCGTTGATCCTGGCCCTGGCGCTGGCAGCCATGCTCATGTTGCTGCCCCTGCTCGGTGCGGCTCGCGGCGACCCGCGGTTGATGGCAACCGCCCGTCCCCTGGCCGCCGGCCAGTTCGCCTTCTTGTCTTTGGCGTTGCTGTGTCTGATATTTTCCTTCGTTCACAACGACTTCTCGGTGAAATACGTCGCCGAGAACTCCAATACCCAACTGCCGGTCTGGTACCGGGTGTCCGCGGTCTGGGGCGGCCACGAGGGTTCGCTGTTGCTATGGGTGTGGATCCTGGGCGGCTGGACGCTGGCGGTCGCCCTGTGCAGCAGCGCGCTGCCGCGCGATCTCCTGGCCCGGGTACTGGGCGTGATGGGCATCATTGGCACCGGCTTTATCCTGTTCACCCAGCTGACCTCCAACCCCTTCGAGCGATTGTTGCCGAACTTTCCCGCTGACGGGCGCGATCTGAACCCCCTGTTGCAGGACATCGGCCTCATCGTTCACCCGCCGATACTTTATATGGGGTATGTCGGGTTCGCGGTGGCCTTCGCGTTTGTAGTCGCAGCGCTGCTGGCCGGCCGCCTGGACAGCGCCTGGGCGCGTTGGTCGCGCCCCTGGACCATCGTGGCTTGGTGCTTCCTGACCCTGGGAATCGCACTGGGCAGCTGGTGGGCGTATTACGAGCTGGGCTGGGGCGGCTGGTGGTTTTGGGACCCGGTCGAAAACGCCTCGTTCATGCCCTGGCTGGCCGGCACCGCGCTGATCCACTCGCTGGCGGCGACCGAAAAACGCGGAGTGTTCCGCGCCTGGACGGTGCTGCTGGCGATCACTGCGTTTTCCCTGTGCTTGTTGGGAACTTTCCTGGTCCGCTCCGGGGTGTTGACCTCGGTACACGCATTCGCCACCGATCCCAGCCGCGGG contains these protein-coding regions:
- a CDS encoding methyltransferase domain-containing protein; its protein translation is MTPVRDESGRKWDAIYRQRNRDAPPPPPWVLHAHRQLLPDTGRALDIACGTGGGALFLAQRGLRTTACDISGEAIKRLRHLAGSRGLEIRMLVCDAAAALGRPRRYDVITVSRYLDRGLMPLIARACKDRGLVYYQTFAGAAGPKAHPRNPLYRLGRNELLHFFLAQDFEILSYREAPDGDEAMRDQACLVARRRGQRAANSPANRGRPGAEKPADRRPPRSKQSGSRNCI
- a CDS encoding potassium transporter, with translation MQLPTITKNLGYLLLFFSLSMLPPLLFSWWEGDGNGAVFLQTFGIILALGTALWAPTRKATADLRLHDGFMIVVLFWLTIGFLGAIPFLLSPQLPHLGVTNAVFESFSGLTTTGATVIVGLDELPRSLLLYRQQLQWLGGMGIIILAVAVLPGLGIEGVRLYRMQLPGPSKDIQLAPRITEAAKSLWNIYVLLTISCGICYWLAGMTPFDALSHSFSTVSIGGFSTHDASMSHYPGNAVKIVATAFMLISGANYALHFVALKNLTARPYLEDPEFNCYIRLQLLAVAICWLYLAARWDAGINAETLVDASFQAVSITTTSGFTVSTYHQWPEFLPLLLLFASFAGACVGSVGGGIKVIRLIVIFKQGLREILRLNHPNVTTILKTGNRTLTTRSIEAIWGFFAAYIAIFAILLLALVATGIDQVTAFSAVAACMNNLGPGLGAVSSSYAELGAAAKWLLTLAMLLGRLELFPILILLSMGFWRK
- the trkA gene encoding Trk system potassium transporter TrkA; the protein is MKIIILGAGQVGSSLAASLVHEKNEITVVDTAQRFLEGLQRHDLRTVYGNASHPSILERAGASEADMIVAVTNSDETNMLACQVAYTLFHTPTKIARIRSTEYLRYTALFSQESLPIDVIISPENLVTERVSKLISLPGTQQVVDFAGGKAQLVSVNCVPGNDLAAMNVGDFREKTADLELRIVFIHRQGKTMFPKKNTRMLPGDEVFFIGSHKAVQSLLGEIYRKEPRVHRIILAGGGNIGKCLAIALEQHYQVKIIEIDPEQAQTASEILEDVIVLQGSATDEALLTEENIDRTDVFCAITNNDETNIIAAMLAKNLGAKKVMALINHSRFTNLVQQGSIDILISPQLITMGALLAHIRKGDVVMVHSLLGGKTEAMEAIIHGDEASSPVVGRPLKQIDLPQETMVGAIVRGDEVITDCQDTAIQAGDHLIVLVSDKQALPQLEQQLFQVGATYL
- a CDS encoding sigma-54 dependent transcriptional regulator; the protein is MTGQILVVDDEPAICSLLKEILEDEGFRVDTAASASDAHSVIDSHTPNLILLDIWMPNTDGITLLRELSGRLQPKCPIVMMSGHGTVETAVEATRLGAYDFIEKPLSTAKLLLTVRHAMESSTLQQENLMLRRGWPGEATAGKSEAMQELRERLQRVAHHDTPVLLIGESGTDKELYARYLHSCSNRAAAPFVSCPVSSLGAATIDNVAGNRSKRRQYFPELLEMARGGILFIKDIADLDRKRQSLLLEILGERAGTPRLIAATRYDLQKRVQQNQFQDNLYYRLNVVSIQIPPLRKHREDIPQLLELYANLFAECDGLPYRHFTVAAQNRMRGHSWPGNLRELKNAVQSLLIMGKSDQIEIEEVSKLLEQRSGDEGPGGFPAFDCPLREAREKFERAYLEHHLKKANYNISKAALEVGMERTHLHRKIKTLGLQTRH